In Tachypleus tridentatus isolate NWPU-2018 chromosome 7, ASM421037v1, whole genome shotgun sequence, a genomic segment contains:
- the AIMP2 gene encoding aaRS-interacting multifunctional protein 2 isoform X1: MFNMAVNGPCGMYRLEPVYDRGNKIELPTCMYKMSNIYEKNNDTSKESSTYKELEDRQIEILKCLQQLKTEVEKLKTNTQQPTKATAEATTNLTNRECGVIEQSQASIGSENQSCIVQDIVITASPNYPPVSVWIMRNLLGQKIKVKLSTHLHSSLTTYLPKLKNLEDALMDFDRKDCQLVITVIWKDVGKDPELMVSPVKQSSILGEVNIVRYLGRFVTPGYDEGDPVIATEIDFFLEIIHSAFTNGNNKEKQGVLKTANIKLGKQTFLVGSELTIADVMLWSAIVQHKMEHDLPSNVKKWFKSLCNSVIFSNLPEMLYS; the protein is encoded by the exons ATGTTCAATATGGCAGTCAACGGTCCATGTGGCATGTACCGATTAGAGCCAGTGTATGATCGTGGAAATAAAattgaattaccaacttgtatgtATAAAATGTccaacatttatgaaaaaaataatgacaCGAGTAAG GAAAGTAGCACTTATAAAGAACTAGAAGATAGACAAATTGAAATTTTGAAATGCTTACAACAGCTAAAAACTGAAGTAGAAAAACTGAAAACCAATACACAACAACCTACGAAAGCAACAGCAGAAGCAACAACTAACTTGACCAACAGAGAATGTGGTGTTATTGAGCAATCGCAAGCAAGTATTGGATCAGAAAATCag AGTTGCATTGTGCAGGACATTGTCATTACTGCAAGTCCAAATTATCCTCCAGTGAGCGTGTGGATAATGCGAAACCTACTCGgacaaaagataaaagtaaaactgtctacACATCTGCATTCTTCATTAACAACCTATCTGCCTAAATTGAAAAATCTTGAAGATGCTCTGATGGATTTTGACAGAAAAGACTGCCAGTTGGTTATCACAGTTATATGGAAAGATG TTGGAAAAGATCCAGAACTCATGGTTAGCCCAGTTAAGCAGTCATCAATATTGGGTGAAGTAAATATTGTGAG GTACTTGGGGAGATTTGTTACTCCTGGTTATGATGAAGGAGATCCCGTTATTGCCACAGAAATAGATTTCTTTTTGGAAATCATTCATTCAGCTTTCACCAATGGAAACAACAAGGAGAAACAGGGAGTACTGAAAACTGCAAATATAAAATTAGGAAAACAAACCTTCCTAGTAGGATCAGAACTTACAATTGCTGATGTCATGCTATGGAGTGCTATTGTCCAACATAAGATGGAACATGACCTTCCTAGCAATGTTAAAAAATGGTTTAAAAGTTTATGTAATAGTGTAATCTTTTCAAATCTCCCTGAAATGCTTTATTCataa
- the AIMP2 gene encoding aaRS-interacting multifunctional protein 2 isoform X2, translated as MFNMAVNGPCGMYRLEPVYDRGNKIELPTCMYKMSNIYEKNNDTSKESSTYKELEDRQIEILKCLQQLKTEVEKLKTNTQQPTKATAEATTNLTNRECGVIEQSQSCIVQDIVITASPNYPPVSVWIMRNLLGQKIKVKLSTHLHSSLTTYLPKLKNLEDALMDFDRKDCQLVITVIWKDVGKDPELMVSPVKQSSILGEVNIVRYLGRFVTPGYDEGDPVIATEIDFFLEIIHSAFTNGNNKEKQGVLKTANIKLGKQTFLVGSELTIADVMLWSAIVQHKMEHDLPSNVKKWFKSLCNSVIFSNLPEMLYS; from the exons ATGTTCAATATGGCAGTCAACGGTCCATGTGGCATGTACCGATTAGAGCCAGTGTATGATCGTGGAAATAAAattgaattaccaacttgtatgtATAAAATGTccaacatttatgaaaaaaataatgacaCGAGTAAG GAAAGTAGCACTTATAAAGAACTAGAAGATAGACAAATTGAAATTTTGAAATGCTTACAACAGCTAAAAACTGAAGTAGAAAAACTGAAAACCAATACACAACAACCTACGAAAGCAACAGCAGAAGCAACAACTAACTTGACCAACAGAGAATGTGGTGTTATTGAGCAATCGCAA AGTTGCATTGTGCAGGACATTGTCATTACTGCAAGTCCAAATTATCCTCCAGTGAGCGTGTGGATAATGCGAAACCTACTCGgacaaaagataaaagtaaaactgtctacACATCTGCATTCTTCATTAACAACCTATCTGCCTAAATTGAAAAATCTTGAAGATGCTCTGATGGATTTTGACAGAAAAGACTGCCAGTTGGTTATCACAGTTATATGGAAAGATG TTGGAAAAGATCCAGAACTCATGGTTAGCCCAGTTAAGCAGTCATCAATATTGGGTGAAGTAAATATTGTGAG GTACTTGGGGAGATTTGTTACTCCTGGTTATGATGAAGGAGATCCCGTTATTGCCACAGAAATAGATTTCTTTTTGGAAATCATTCATTCAGCTTTCACCAATGGAAACAACAAGGAGAAACAGGGAGTACTGAAAACTGCAAATATAAAATTAGGAAAACAAACCTTCCTAGTAGGATCAGAACTTACAATTGCTGATGTCATGCTATGGAGTGCTATTGTCCAACATAAGATGGAACATGACCTTCCTAGCAATGTTAAAAAATGGTTTAAAAGTTTATGTAATAGTGTAATCTTTTCAAATCTCCCTGAAATGCTTTATTCataa
- the AIMP2 gene encoding aaRS-interacting multifunctional protein 2 isoform X4: protein MFNMAVNGPCGMYRLEPVYDRGNKIELPTCMYKMSNIYEKNNDTSKLKTEVEKLKTNTQQPTKATAEATTNLTNRECGVIEQSQSCIVQDIVITASPNYPPVSVWIMRNLLGQKIKVKLSTHLHSSLTTYLPKLKNLEDALMDFDRKDCQLVITVIWKDVGKDPELMVSPVKQSSILGEVNIVRYLGRFVTPGYDEGDPVIATEIDFFLEIIHSAFTNGNNKEKQGVLKTANIKLGKQTFLVGSELTIADVMLWSAIVQHKMEHDLPSNVKKWFKSLCNSVIFSNLPEMLYS from the exons ATGTTCAATATGGCAGTCAACGGTCCATGTGGCATGTACCGATTAGAGCCAGTGTATGATCGTGGAAATAAAattgaattaccaacttgtatgtATAAAATGTccaacatttatgaaaaaaataatgacaCGAGTAAG CTAAAAACTGAAGTAGAAAAACTGAAAACCAATACACAACAACCTACGAAAGCAACAGCAGAAGCAACAACTAACTTGACCAACAGAGAATGTGGTGTTATTGAGCAATCGCAA AGTTGCATTGTGCAGGACATTGTCATTACTGCAAGTCCAAATTATCCTCCAGTGAGCGTGTGGATAATGCGAAACCTACTCGgacaaaagataaaagtaaaactgtctacACATCTGCATTCTTCATTAACAACCTATCTGCCTAAATTGAAAAATCTTGAAGATGCTCTGATGGATTTTGACAGAAAAGACTGCCAGTTGGTTATCACAGTTATATGGAAAGATG TTGGAAAAGATCCAGAACTCATGGTTAGCCCAGTTAAGCAGTCATCAATATTGGGTGAAGTAAATATTGTGAG GTACTTGGGGAGATTTGTTACTCCTGGTTATGATGAAGGAGATCCCGTTATTGCCACAGAAATAGATTTCTTTTTGGAAATCATTCATTCAGCTTTCACCAATGGAAACAACAAGGAGAAACAGGGAGTACTGAAAACTGCAAATATAAAATTAGGAAAACAAACCTTCCTAGTAGGATCAGAACTTACAATTGCTGATGTCATGCTATGGAGTGCTATTGTCCAACATAAGATGGAACATGACCTTCCTAGCAATGTTAAAAAATGGTTTAAAAGTTTATGTAATAGTGTAATCTTTTCAAATCTCCCTGAAATGCTTTATTCataa
- the AIMP2 gene encoding aaRS-interacting multifunctional protein 2 isoform X3 yields the protein MFNMAVNGPCGMYRLEPVYDRGNKIELPTCMYKMSNIYEKNNDTSKLKTEVEKLKTNTQQPTKATAEATTNLTNRECGVIEQSQASIGSENQSCIVQDIVITASPNYPPVSVWIMRNLLGQKIKVKLSTHLHSSLTTYLPKLKNLEDALMDFDRKDCQLVITVIWKDVGKDPELMVSPVKQSSILGEVNIVRYLGRFVTPGYDEGDPVIATEIDFFLEIIHSAFTNGNNKEKQGVLKTANIKLGKQTFLVGSELTIADVMLWSAIVQHKMEHDLPSNVKKWFKSLCNSVIFSNLPEMLYS from the exons ATGTTCAATATGGCAGTCAACGGTCCATGTGGCATGTACCGATTAGAGCCAGTGTATGATCGTGGAAATAAAattgaattaccaacttgtatgtATAAAATGTccaacatttatgaaaaaaataatgacaCGAGTAAG CTAAAAACTGAAGTAGAAAAACTGAAAACCAATACACAACAACCTACGAAAGCAACAGCAGAAGCAACAACTAACTTGACCAACAGAGAATGTGGTGTTATTGAGCAATCGCAAGCAAGTATTGGATCAGAAAATCag AGTTGCATTGTGCAGGACATTGTCATTACTGCAAGTCCAAATTATCCTCCAGTGAGCGTGTGGATAATGCGAAACCTACTCGgacaaaagataaaagtaaaactgtctacACATCTGCATTCTTCATTAACAACCTATCTGCCTAAATTGAAAAATCTTGAAGATGCTCTGATGGATTTTGACAGAAAAGACTGCCAGTTGGTTATCACAGTTATATGGAAAGATG TTGGAAAAGATCCAGAACTCATGGTTAGCCCAGTTAAGCAGTCATCAATATTGGGTGAAGTAAATATTGTGAG GTACTTGGGGAGATTTGTTACTCCTGGTTATGATGAAGGAGATCCCGTTATTGCCACAGAAATAGATTTCTTTTTGGAAATCATTCATTCAGCTTTCACCAATGGAAACAACAAGGAGAAACAGGGAGTACTGAAAACTGCAAATATAAAATTAGGAAAACAAACCTTCCTAGTAGGATCAGAACTTACAATTGCTGATGTCATGCTATGGAGTGCTATTGTCCAACATAAGATGGAACATGACCTTCCTAGCAATGTTAAAAAATGGTTTAAAAGTTTATGTAATAGTGTAATCTTTTCAAATCTCCCTGAAATGCTTTATTCataa